One Microbacterium sufflavum genomic region harbors:
- a CDS encoding helix-turn-helix domain-containing protein, whose product MSIASIEERRRRPQFGLQHRMALAREVAGIGQAKMAQDLGVSRQTVSNYERGFTAPRRAVLLAWAMATGVDVEWLESGDAPRNPVGPAGIEPTTSTV is encoded by the coding sequence ATGAGCATCGCCAGTATCGAAGAGCGTCGCCGACGTCCCCAGTTCGGTCTTCAGCACCGCATGGCCCTCGCACGCGAGGTCGCCGGCATCGGGCAGGCCAAAATGGCGCAGGACCTCGGCGTGTCCCGACAGACGGTGAGCAACTATGAGCGTGGCTTCACCGCACCACGGCGGGCCGTGCTGCTGGCCTGGGCTATGGCCACTGGCGTCGATGTCGAGTGGCTGGAGTCGGGTGACGCCCCGCGGAATCCGGTGGGCCCTGCCGGGATCGAACCGACGACATCCACGGTG